A single region of the Neodiprion pinetum isolate iyNeoPine1 chromosome 5, iyNeoPine1.2, whole genome shotgun sequence genome encodes:
- the LOC124219470 gene encoding phospholipase A1-like, with product MRGFSIVVACLVSFGWEQIFAARGPIQEAFQNGLAAQYRPEDCVWRREYEHRCPDPDIHVYLHKLGKERIELQQGFEESRDWLNNVNFDPGLDNVFLIHGFNGGDGVMPTAVLRDAYIRNGSYNVFAVDWGAMVKSPCYPAAVANIRFVGSCLAKVLTNLRDLGMSVPRTTCVGHSLGAHLCGVIGNYLPFRWERIFGLDPARPLISPSRLNRLDMTDAKFVCAVRTNTGYYGDSLPVGHVDMCANGGKAQPSCSSAGRPELCSHNWSLCFMADSLDGRSELYTEPCSARCPPLRRIGPRGKNSLVIGHNMSDKTRGTYCVSTDDFPYCPKSDNDRGDKRCCHL from the coding sequence ATGAGAGGTTTTTCCATCGTCGTTGCGTGCCTCGTAAGTTTTGGCTGGGAGCAAATTTTCGCGGCACGCGGTCCGATTCAGGAGGCGTTCCAGAATGGCTTGGCCGCACAATATCGGCCGGAAGACTGCGTCTGGAGGAGAGAATACGAGCACCGTTGTCCGGACCCCGACATCCATGTTTATCTGCACAAACTCGGAAAGGAGAGAATAGAGCTGCAACAAGGTTTCGAAGAGTCTCGCGATTGGCTTAACAACGTCAATTTCGATCCAGGCCTGGACAATGTATTTCTGATCCACGGATTCAACGGAGGTGACGGTGTCATGCCCACGGCAGTTCTGAGAGATGCCTACATCCGGAACGGAAGCTACAACGTCTTCGCCGTCGATTGGGGTGCGATGGTGAAGTCACCCTGTTACCCGGCAGCAGTTGCGAACATTCGTTTCGTCGGCAGCTGCCTCGCCAAGGTCTTGACGAACCTTCGTGACCTAGGAATGTCGGTGCCGAGGACAACTTGCGTCGGTCACTCTTTGGGGGCGCATCTTTGCGGCGTGATAGGGAATTATCTGCCCTTTCGATGGGAACGTATCTTCGGTCTCGACCCTGCGAGACCGTTAATATCTCCAAGCCGATTGAACAGGCTTGATATGACGGACGCTAAATTTGTCTGCGCGGTACGCACCAATACCGGTTACTACGGCGATTCATTGCCGGTAGGTCACGTCGACATGTGCGCAAACGGTGGCAAAGCACAACCGTCTTGCTCGAGCGCCGGAAGGCCGGAGCTCTGCAGCCATAATTGGTCGCTGTGCTTCATGGCTGACAGCCTCGACGGACGCAGTGAATTGTACACCGAACCTTGCTCTGCACGGTGTCCACCGCTCCGTAGAATCGGACCTAGGGGTAAGAATTCGCTGGTTATCGGACATAACATGTCCGACAAGACGAGGGGAACCTATTGCGTGTCGACCGACGATTTCCCTTATTGTCCAAAGAGTGATAACGACAGAGGCGACAAGAGATGCTGTCACCTGTAA